A genomic window from Streptomyces broussonetiae includes:
- a CDS encoding Zn-dependent alcohol dehydrogenase, with translation MAVRAAVLPAIGAPLEITAVDLPDPGPGQVRVRLAAAGVCHSDLSLSNGTMRVPVPAVLGHEGAGTVVAVGEGVTHVAPGAPAVLNWAPSCGRCHACALGEVWLCANALNGAADVYARTADGTDLHPGLNVAAFAEETVVSASCVLPLPQGVPLVDAALLGCAVLTGYGAVHHSAKVRPGETVAVFGAGGVGLATLQSARIAGASRIIAVDVSPQKEELARAAGATDYVLASDTTAREIRALTGKQGVDVSVECVGRAVSIRAAWDATRRGGRTTVVGIGGKDQEVTFNALEIFHWGRTLSGCVYGNTDPARDVPVLAEHVREGRLDLSALVTERIALEGIPAAFENMLAGKGGRALVVF, from the coding sequence ATGGCCGTACGAGCCGCCGTCCTGCCCGCCATCGGCGCCCCCCTGGAGATCACCGCTGTCGACCTGCCCGACCCGGGCCCCGGACAGGTCCGCGTCCGCCTCGCCGCCGCCGGTGTCTGCCACTCCGACCTGTCCCTGTCCAACGGCACCATGCGGGTGCCGGTCCCGGCCGTCCTCGGCCACGAGGGCGCGGGCACGGTCGTGGCCGTGGGCGAGGGGGTCACCCATGTGGCACCAGGTGCCCCCGCGGTCCTCAACTGGGCCCCCTCCTGCGGCCGTTGCCATGCCTGCGCACTCGGCGAGGTCTGGCTGTGCGCCAACGCGCTGAACGGCGCCGCCGACGTCTACGCCCGCACCGCCGACGGCACCGACCTCCACCCCGGCCTGAACGTGGCCGCGTTCGCCGAGGAGACGGTGGTCTCCGCGTCCTGCGTCCTCCCGCTCCCGCAGGGCGTACCGCTGGTGGACGCCGCCCTCCTCGGCTGCGCCGTCCTCACCGGCTACGGCGCCGTCCACCACTCGGCGAAGGTGCGCCCCGGCGAGACGGTCGCGGTGTTCGGTGCGGGCGGGGTCGGCCTGGCCACCCTCCAGTCGGCCCGTATCGCCGGCGCGTCCCGCATCATCGCCGTCGACGTCTCGCCGCAGAAGGAGGAACTGGCCCGGGCGGCGGGCGCGACGGACTACGTCCTCGCCTCCGACACGACCGCACGCGAGATCCGCGCCCTCACCGGCAAGCAGGGCGTCGACGTCTCGGTGGAGTGCGTGGGCCGCGCGGTGAGCATCCGCGCCGCCTGGGACGCCACCCGCCGGGGCGGCCGTACGACGGTCGTCGGCATCGGCGGCAAGGACCAGGAGGTCACCTTCAACGCCCTGGAGATCTTCCACTGGGGCCGCACCCTGTCCGGCTGCGTCTACGGCAACACCGACCCGGCCCGCGATGTGCCGGTGCTCGCCGAGCACGTACGGGAGGGCCGACTGGACCTCTCCGCGCTCGTCACCGAGCGGATCGCCCTCGAGGGCATCCCGGCCGCCTTCGAGAACATGCTCGCCGGCAAGGGCGGCCGGGCGCTGGTGGTCTTCTGA